The Phaeodactylum tricornutum CCAP 1055/1 chromosome 2, whole genome shotgun sequence DNA window ACCGAAAAACGATGCTGCCATTATGCCGGCACAGCTTGCGTGGAGAAAATCTCTTCGACCGGAGTAATTCAATTGTGTAGATGTTTGAAGTGTTTTGTGATTGCTTCCGTGTGCTCTTGGCAGTGCAATTGCAGACACCAGCCTCGATCTcaagcagcaacaaattgCGACTAACATTAATCGCAAATACAATTTGTGGGTTATTTGTGCGCGTCGCGTTCTGCGGAAAGATGGCATGCTATATGCGCTCCTCTGAAAACATTCTGTCTTTGCAATCATCGCATATCCAAAAAGTTGACAGCCTTTCACCTTGTGTTTCTAAAAGGGTCAGCAGATGACTTTACTAATAAAGCTGTAATCCCTGCCTCATCTCAACTTTGTCAAGTTAATGTTTGGCGGCGTTATAACGGCACGTTATATTAGGTTGACTGTGCACATTACATCAATGTGACGAGAACAAAAATGAATTCGTACCTGATATGATCTTTGTCCCACCCACACTGTAAACCTCAAACtttttaacagtaaaacgtCCGAGCGACGCAAAAATGTCACTCTGATGAAACAGGGTACTTTTTCAGCCGTTGTCCATGGTACAACCACTGGAATGTTTAGAGAGAGGTATACTTCATCGTACTTCTGGACACAAGGTACTCTAGAGGGTATTCCAGCTGGTCGCCAGCTCTATTTTCATTTGCTGTACATCAAAGTGTCATGAAAGGGACATGAACTAGATTTAAGCTTATTGAGAAGGATCTCGTACCTCGCTAATGTCAACAACCTGCAATGTTTTCCGAGCTCCATCGGCGCGTGCACTAATAGCTAGCTGCCTGCAGATCTTACTTCTGATCCTTCAGCGTCCATTTGTTACCATCTGGAAACGTGATCCCGGGTTCACCAGTTTCATCCCATTTCCCCATGACTGCCTTTGGCCCGCCCTTTGGTCCTATAGCAACAAAGCGTAAAAGTGTGTTAGGTTTAAACTCTCGGGCGTACAGGCCGACATGGAGCCCGGGGATAATCTTTTCCGCGTGATTGCCCACTCTAAAACCTACCGAAATCAATTTGAATGTCGTCTCCAACCACCGACGCGAGAAGATCAAAGTCCGTTCCTTTGCCATTGGCGGGGCATCCTGGATTTCCGTCCGTCCCGTAAATTGTCGCAATTTTACCAATGTTTTCGATTTTACGAATACAGTTGGGGTGATTCGGATCGTTGTAGCTGCCACTGAAATCGCGAGCGTTCGCGTGAAAGGGGGTCGCTACCAGTGAAACCACAGCAGCGCACGTCGCTGCCGAGGCTGCCTTTTGTAGATCCTTCTTGGAAAACACCCAGGCGCTGGTGCTCTGCATCAAAAGAGCAGCAGTAGCCAAATAAACACAGGAGATGGTCGCAATACTTTTCATGATGATTCACAAAGTTACTGTCGAGGGCAATAAAAGATGATGGCTTGATGTGTGGGACTGCGGGCTTGTTGCTAACTAAAGATATGGAGCAAAATCGAAAGTATACGAATGCGTTGGAGGTCCAGGATACTGTGTCAACTGTCGCACGTAGCGGATAGTTGTCACAATATCTGTTGGTAGTCTTGTGTCGTAAGTCACGAACTATCAAACCCTCCGACGCGGGCTTTCGGACAGGCCCCTCTCAAACCGAAACCAAGAATTTCCTCATCAAAAGTGTGTTGAGTACCACCAATCATAAAAAATAACGGTGCGAGTACCATCAGCGCCAACACTGGAAATGAGAGTTGGAAGGCACGCGACTTTTTCGAATCATCTACGCTCGTGTCAACGGACCTAGATGCCTCACTATGACAGCTTCGACAGCCGAACGTAGCAGCTCTGAACGGCAACCACAGGCACAATACCCCAGCTTTACTGAGGTGAAAGAACGACCCATCAATAAGGTCGATTACCGCCAGCAGGGCGGACCATTGTTGGAATACTTGTGGTGCGAAGACGAGCCCTTGTCGGGACAATCGCTATATCTGGGTGGAGAAGTTGGCGCCGACGGCAAGATCTGGTTTATTCCAGGACACGGTACGTGATCGCCTAAATGTGCTTGTTCTACAGAGAAGTTCGGCTAAACTGACGACGTG harbors:
- a CDS encoding predicted protein is translated as MKSIATISCVYLATAALLMQSTSAWVFSKKDLQKAASAATCAAVVSLVATPFHANARDFSGSYNDPNHPNCIRKIENIGKIATIYGTDGNPGCPANGKGTDFDLLASVVGDDIQIDFGPKGGPKAVMGKWDETGEPGITFPDGNKWTLKDQNARADGARKTLQVVDISEQMKIELATSWNTL